In the genome of Hymenobacter cellulosivorans, one region contains:
- a CDS encoding xanthine dehydrogenase family protein molybdopterin-binding subunit, translating to MKDQAQNKQIGAGMDRVDGHLKVTGGAKYSAEYELPNMTYAVLVGSTVAKGRLTSIDTKAAERAPGVLAVITHFNSPKVPGYETAGKDPSQPATVGGPLKIFKDDKIHYNDQIIAVVVADSWERARFAARLVKGQYAQEKHKTNLEASVGDAFLPTAAKKNPKHPMNDYQRGQTDAYKTGAIKLESEYVIPTEVHHPMELQAITAHWEAPDRLTIYDKTQGTLATRRDFAKEWNLPEENVKVIATFVGGAFGNALHSWPHESAAIIAAKVVNRPVKLMLTREQMFTNVGYRPYTWQKLGMSATPDGKITAITHESIGQTSNYEEFTESTLAQTRMMYQSPNVTTRYRLASLDVCSPIWMRGPGEATGAFALESAMDEMAHMLNLDPLEFRLRNYTEQDPEKNKPWSTKFLKECYQLGAERIGWNKRQLKPGSLRDGEWLIGYGMGVGTFGAHRGAATVGAQLRPDGTVLLQCATTDIGPGTGTVMTQIAADTLGLDAKKIRFELGNSSFPKAGTQGGSSTVNSVGPATQEACLALKEKLRTLAGAAFASAKKEDVTLTDGYLALSSNPGTRVAYADLIKQGGDKAVTVEAKPGGEGQQYSMYSFSVHFAEVRVHELTGEVRVSKLVSCADAGTIINEKTAGNQMKGGAVGGIGMALMEAAHMDDRFGRYVTKDFADYHVPVHADSPDVQVAFVNQPDPHVNALGTKGIGEIAIIGVAPAIANAVFNATGKRIRELPITPDKLIS from the coding sequence ATGAAAGACCAAGCGCAAAACAAGCAGATAGGGGCCGGAATGGACCGGGTGGATGGCCACCTGAAAGTAACCGGCGGCGCCAAATATTCGGCCGAGTATGAGCTGCCCAACATGACCTACGCCGTGCTCGTGGGCAGCACCGTGGCTAAGGGCCGCCTGACCAGCATCGACACCAAGGCCGCCGAGCGGGCTCCGGGCGTGCTGGCCGTTATTACCCACTTCAACTCGCCCAAAGTGCCCGGCTACGAAACGGCTGGCAAGGACCCCAGCCAGCCGGCGACGGTGGGCGGCCCGCTGAAGATTTTCAAGGACGACAAGATCCACTACAATGACCAGATCATTGCCGTAGTTGTGGCCGACAGTTGGGAGCGGGCCCGGTTTGCTGCGCGGCTGGTGAAAGGTCAATACGCCCAGGAAAAGCACAAAACCAACCTGGAAGCCAGTGTGGGGGATGCCTTCTTGCCGACTGCTGCCAAGAAGAACCCCAAGCACCCGATGAACGACTACCAGCGCGGGCAAACGGATGCGTATAAAACGGGCGCTATCAAGCTGGAAAGTGAGTACGTCATTCCGACGGAGGTGCACCACCCGATGGAATTGCAGGCTATTACGGCCCACTGGGAAGCTCCCGACCGCCTGACGATTTACGACAAAACCCAGGGCACCCTGGCCACCCGCCGCGACTTCGCTAAGGAGTGGAACTTGCCCGAGGAAAACGTGAAAGTCATTGCCACCTTCGTGGGTGGAGCTTTCGGCAACGCCCTGCACAGCTGGCCCCATGAGTCGGCCGCCATTATTGCCGCCAAAGTGGTGAATCGGCCCGTGAAGCTGATGCTGACCCGGGAGCAGATGTTTACCAACGTGGGCTACCGGCCCTACACCTGGCAGAAGCTGGGCATGAGTGCTACCCCCGACGGCAAAATTACGGCCATCACCCACGAGTCCATCGGGCAGACTTCCAACTACGAGGAGTTTACCGAATCGACCCTGGCCCAGACGCGGATGATGTATCAGTCGCCCAACGTGACGACGCGCTACCGCCTGGCTTCCCTCGACGTGTGCTCACCTATCTGGATGCGGGGCCCGGGTGAGGCTACTGGTGCCTTTGCGCTGGAGTCGGCTATGGATGAAATGGCCCATATGTTGAATCTCGACCCACTGGAGTTCCGCCTGCGCAACTACACCGAGCAGGACCCGGAGAAAAACAAGCCCTGGAGCACCAAGTTTCTGAAGGAATGTTACCAGCTCGGGGCCGAGCGGATTGGCTGGAATAAGCGCCAGCTTAAGCCCGGCTCCCTGCGCGACGGCGAATGGCTAATTGGCTACGGCATGGGCGTGGGTACGTTTGGCGCCCACCGCGGCGCGGCTACTGTGGGCGCTCAGCTGCGGCCCGATGGCACCGTGTTGCTGCAGTGCGCCACTACCGACATTGGCCCCGGCACCGGTACCGTCATGACCCAGATTGCGGCTGATACGTTGGGCCTGGACGCCAAGAAAATCCGCTTTGAACTCGGCAACTCGTCCTTTCCCAAAGCCGGCACGCAAGGCGGCTCGTCCACGGTGAACAGTGTGGGGCCGGCTACCCAGGAAGCCTGCCTGGCATTGAAAGAAAAACTGCGCACTTTAGCCGGAGCAGCCTTTGCCTCGGCCAAAAAAGAGGACGTCACGTTGACCGACGGCTACCTGGCGCTGAGCAGCAACCCGGGCACCCGCGTGGCTTACGCCGACCTGATAAAACAGGGCGGCGACAAAGCCGTAACCGTAGAAGCCAAGCCCGGTGGAGAAGGGCAGCAATACTCCATGTATTCCTTCTCGGTGCACTTTGCCGAGGTACGGGTGCACGAGCTGACGGGGGAAGTACGCGTGAGCAAGCTGGTTTCCTGCGCCGATGCAGGTACTATTATCAACGAGAAAACCGCCGGCAACCAGATGAAGGGCGGCGCCGTGGGCGGCATCGGCATGGCTTTGATGGAAGCGGCTCACATGGATGACCGGTTTGGCCGCTACGTTACCAAGGACTTTGCCGACTACCACGTGCCTGTCCACGCTGACTCCCCGGACGTGCAGGTGGCTTTCGTCAACCAGCCCGACCCGCACGTGAATGCCTTGGGCACGAAAGGTATCGGCGAAATTGCCATCATCGGCGTAGCTCCTGCCATTGCCAACGCCGTTTTCAACGCCACCGGCAAACGCATCCGCGAATTGCCTATCACCCCGGATAAGCTGATTTCGTAG
- a CDS encoding FAD binding domain-containing protein: MNQFQYVRPTKQQAAIDAVTKDPNATFIAGGTNLVDLMKRGIATPQKLVDINRLPLTRIDHDPGKLRIGALALNSAVADDKQVRERQPLLAQALNAGASAQLRNMATVGGNMLQRTRCSYFYDLAMPCNKREPGTGCGALEGINRMHAIFGFSDKCIAVHPSDMSVALVALDATVLVSGPKGDRSIPFADFHRLPGDTPEKDTNLEKGELITAVEVPDGPFTKYVHYQKVRERASYAFALLSVAAALDIENNTIKAARLAMGGVAHKPWRLTAAEQMLVGKPATEASFRQAAEVAMQGAKAFKHNAYKLKLGPNAIVQALRTAASAA; the protein is encoded by the coding sequence ATGAACCAGTTTCAGTACGTGCGGCCGACCAAGCAGCAGGCCGCCATCGACGCGGTAACCAAGGACCCGAACGCCACCTTTATTGCCGGCGGCACCAACCTGGTGGATTTGATGAAGCGCGGTATTGCCACGCCCCAGAAGCTGGTAGATATCAACCGCCTGCCCCTAACCCGGATTGACCACGACCCGGGCAAGCTGCGCATCGGGGCCCTGGCCCTAAACTCGGCCGTGGCCGACGATAAGCAGGTACGGGAGCGGCAGCCGCTGCTGGCCCAGGCTCTGAACGCTGGCGCTTCGGCCCAGCTGCGCAACATGGCTACCGTAGGCGGCAATATGCTGCAGCGCACCCGCTGTTCCTACTTCTACGATTTGGCCATGCCCTGCAACAAGCGGGAGCCGGGCACGGGCTGTGGGGCCCTGGAGGGCATCAACCGGATGCACGCCATTTTTGGCTTTTCCGACAAGTGCATTGCCGTGCACCCGTCCGACATGAGTGTAGCCCTGGTTGCCCTCGATGCGACGGTGCTGGTGAGCGGACCGAAAGGTGACCGGAGCATTCCCTTTGCCGACTTTCACCGCTTGCCCGGCGACACGCCCGAAAAGGATACCAACCTGGAAAAAGGGGAGCTGATAACAGCCGTGGAGGTGCCCGACGGACCTTTCACAAAGTACGTGCACTACCAGAAAGTGCGGGAGCGGGCTTCTTATGCCTTTGCCCTGCTGTCGGTAGCGGCGGCCCTCGATATTGAAAACAACACCATTAAGGCAGCGCGGCTGGCTATGGGCGGCGTGGCCCACAAGCCCTGGCGCCTGACGGCCGCCGAGCAGATGCTGGTCGGCAAGCCCGCTACCGAGGCCTCGTTCCGGCAGGCTGCGGAAGTAGCCATGCAGGGGGCCAAGGCCTTCAAGCACAACGCCTACAAGCTCAAGCTGGGTCCCAACGCTATTGTGCAAGCCCTGCGCACCGCTGCTTCGGCCGCTTAA
- a CDS encoding (2Fe-2S)-binding protein has protein sequence MSSPSDQPTPRDEGRRTFLKQSSLLTAFTLVPGPVIQAASFELDEKVAGAFEKVPLKLEVNGKKYKLSVEPRTTLLDLLRENLNLTGTKKGCDYGQCGACTVHVDGQRVNSCLSFAVMHDGKKITTIEGLSDGDKLHPMQEAFVKHDGFQCGYCTPGQIMSAVACVREGHAGSETEIREYMSGNICRCGAYSNIVAAIQEVKNGGQKV, from the coding sequence ATGTCTTCCCCATCTGATCAGCCGACGCCCCGCGACGAGGGCCGACGCACCTTTCTCAAGCAGTCGTCGCTGCTGACGGCCTTCACCCTGGTACCTGGTCCGGTAATTCAGGCGGCCAGCTTCGAGCTGGATGAAAAAGTAGCCGGGGCTTTCGAAAAAGTGCCGCTGAAGCTGGAAGTAAACGGCAAGAAGTACAAGCTCTCGGTGGAGCCCCGCACGACACTGCTGGATTTGCTCCGCGAAAACCTCAACCTGACCGGCACCAAAAAGGGCTGCGACTACGGGCAGTGCGGGGCCTGTACCGTGCACGTCGACGGGCAGCGCGTCAACAGCTGCCTGAGCTTTGCCGTGATGCACGACGGTAAAAAAATAACCACTATCGAGGGCCTTTCGGATGGTGACAAGCTGCACCCTATGCAGGAGGCCTTCGTTAAGCACGACGGATTCCAGTGCGGCTACTGCACGCCCGGCCAGATTATGTCGGCCGTGGCCTGCGTGCGCGAAGGCCACGCTGGTTCGGAAACTGAAATCCGGGAATATATGAGCGGCAACATTTGCCGGTGCGGAGCCTACTCCAATATTGTGGCGGCCATTCAGGAAGTGAAAAACGGAGGACAGAAGGTATGA
- a CDS encoding ABC transporter permease, with product MNISRYISNKIDGADTGSFTSSVTKIAIISIALGVAVMIVSFAILEGFRNEIQSKIFSFGAHLQVSKYDTNNSLEVEPIGGPRLIKDLHRFKQVKSTQSFARKTAIIKTKEEVLGVVLKGIDEQDGPSPMRTNLVAGKFLSFPDSAASTDVLLSRKVADKLRLKVGDEALFYFIQNPPRVRKFNVKGIYQTGLDEFDEVYIIGDIRQIRELNAWPDSLVGGVEVVLKDFNQLDPVSDHMYENLRYDLKLDKITDQYAQLFDWLKLLNRNVVIFLILIIFVATFNMVATIFIMILERTNMIGVLKALGATDNQIRSMFFYRGLSLTLRGMVYGNLIGLGFCAIQYYFHPIPLDPENYYMDRVPIFWDPTMVVILNVATFLTSLLAVLIPTYLISRIRPVAAIKFD from the coding sequence GTGAACATCTCGCGGTACATATCCAATAAGATTGACGGAGCCGACACCGGGTCTTTTACCTCGTCGGTGACAAAAATAGCCATTATCAGCATTGCGCTGGGGGTGGCCGTCATGATTGTGTCGTTTGCCATCCTGGAAGGATTCCGCAATGAGATTCAAAGCAAGATCTTTTCCTTCGGCGCCCACCTGCAGGTCAGCAAGTACGATACCAACAACTCCCTGGAGGTTGAGCCCATTGGTGGCCCGCGGCTAATCAAGGACTTACACCGCTTCAAGCAGGTGAAGTCGACCCAGTCGTTTGCCCGCAAAACGGCTATCATCAAAACCAAGGAAGAAGTGCTGGGCGTGGTGCTCAAGGGCATCGATGAACAAGATGGTCCTTCACCCATGCGCACCAACTTGGTGGCCGGCAAATTTCTGTCGTTTCCGGATTCGGCGGCCAGCACCGACGTGCTGCTCAGCCGCAAAGTGGCCGACAAGCTGCGTCTGAAAGTCGGCGACGAAGCCTTGTTCTACTTCATTCAGAATCCGCCGCGGGTGCGCAAATTCAACGTCAAGGGCATCTACCAGACCGGCCTCGACGAGTTTGACGAGGTCTACATCATCGGCGACATTCGCCAGATCCGGGAGCTCAACGCCTGGCCCGATTCCCTAGTAGGCGGCGTGGAAGTCGTGCTCAAGGATTTCAACCAGCTCGACCCAGTTTCGGACCACATGTACGAAAACCTGCGCTACGACCTCAAGCTCGACAAAATCACCGACCAATACGCCCAGCTCTTCGACTGGCTCAAGCTGCTGAACCGCAACGTGGTCATCTTCCTGATCCTGATCATCTTCGTGGCGACTTTTAATATGGTAGCCACCATTTTTATCATGATTCTGGAGCGTACCAACATGATTGGGGTGCTCAAGGCCCTGGGGGCCACCGACAACCAGATTCGCAGCATGTTCTTCTACCGGGGCCTGAGCCTGACGCTGCGGGGCATGGTCTACGGCAACCTGATCGGGCTGGGCTTCTGTGCTATTCAGTACTATTTCCATCCCATTCCGCTCGACCCCGAAAATTACTACATGGACCGGGTGCCGATTTTCTGGGACCCCACGATGGTCGTTATTCTCAACGTGGCTACCTTCCTAACGTCTTTGCTGGCCGTGCTGATTCCGACTTACCTGATTTCCCGAATTCGCCCCGTGGCAGCTATCAAGTTCGACTAG
- a CDS encoding exo-beta-N-acetylmuramidase NamZ family protein, with amino-acid sequence MPSSIFCGLLGLTLFVGDCSPSPTRLAKHGITPETPAQAAPASAAGLQMGAAQFGKYLPQLQGKRVGLVVNQTSLVGRSHLVDTLLAQGVQVKVIFAPEHGFRGEEADGATIKDGRDTRSGLPVKSLYGKSKKPSAEMLADIDVLIFDIQDVGVRFYTFISTMHYVMEAAAEQGKSVIVLDRPNPNGFYVDGPVLEPQHKSFVGMHPIPIVHGLTVGELAQMINGEKWLAGGKQCPLTVVPVAGYTHNTRYELPVRPSPNLPNAHAVLLYPTICLFEGTNVSVGRGTEAPFEFIGAPTQPTSRPFSFTPRPTTGSPQPPLNGQKCYGQDLRKLPMTESGGFTLRYLIDFYKQSTAKDKFFGKYFEQLTGTNSLREMVVAGKSEKEIRKAWEPKLSQYKAMRKKYLLYPDFK; translated from the coding sequence ATGCCTTCTTCAATCTTCTGCGGCCTCCTCGGCCTGACGCTCTTCGTGGGCGACTGTAGCCCCTCACCCACCCGCCTGGCCAAGCACGGTATAACGCCCGAAACACCAGCCCAGGCTGCCCCAGCGTCTGCGGCTGGTCTGCAGATGGGCGCGGCCCAATTCGGCAAGTATCTGCCCCAGCTCCAGGGCAAACGCGTGGGACTGGTCGTAAACCAAACTTCTCTGGTCGGCCGCTCCCACCTGGTGGACACGCTGCTGGCCCAGGGCGTACAGGTAAAAGTCATTTTTGCGCCCGAACACGGTTTTCGGGGTGAAGAGGCCGACGGGGCAACTATCAAGGACGGGCGCGACACGCGCAGCGGCCTGCCGGTAAAGTCGCTCTACGGCAAGAGCAAGAAGCCTTCGGCCGAAATGCTGGCCGACATCGACGTACTGATCTTCGACATTCAGGACGTGGGAGTGCGGTTTTACACCTTTATCAGCACGATGCACTACGTGATGGAAGCTGCCGCCGAGCAGGGCAAAAGCGTCATCGTGCTGGACCGGCCCAACCCCAACGGTTTTTACGTGGACGGACCGGTGCTGGAGCCCCAGCACAAGTCCTTCGTGGGCATGCACCCCATTCCAATAGTCCATGGGCTGACGGTGGGGGAGCTGGCCCAGATGATAAACGGCGAAAAGTGGCTGGCCGGCGGCAAGCAATGCCCGCTGACAGTGGTACCCGTAGCAGGCTACACCCACAATACCCGCTACGAGCTGCCGGTGCGGCCTTCGCCCAACCTGCCCAACGCCCACGCCGTGCTGCTCTACCCCACGATTTGCTTGTTTGAGGGCACTAACGTCAGCGTGGGCCGGGGTACGGAAGCGCCGTTCGAGTTCATCGGCGCCCCTACCCAGCCTACTTCCCGCCCGTTCAGCTTCACGCCCCGGCCCACCACCGGCTCGCCCCAGCCGCCACTGAACGGGCAGAAGTGCTACGGCCAGGATTTGCGCAAGCTCCCCATGACCGAGTCCGGTGGCTTCACGCTGCGCTACCTGATTGACTTCTATAAGCAGAGCACGGCCAAGGACAAGTTTTTCGGCAAGTACTTCGAGCAGCTGACCGGCACCAACTCGCTCAGGGAAATGGTGGTGGCGGGCAAGTCAGAAAAGGAAATTCGCAAAGCCTGGGAGCCAAAGCTGAGCCAGTACAAGGCTATGCGCAAGAAGTACCTGCTGTATCCGGACTTCAAGTAA
- the fmt gene encoding methionyl-tRNA formyltransferase encodes MLRIIFMGTPEFAVPTLETLQAWPGCEVVAVITAPDKPAGRGRQLAESAVKQAAVTYGIPVLQPTNLKSPEFQQELRSYAADLQVVVAFRMLPEAVWNMPRLGSINIHASLLPQYRGAAPINWALIHGEKETGVTSFFLQHEIDTGNLIFQDVVPIADEDDFGALYEKLKAAGAQLALRTVQAIAEGTAPSIPQAMGQELRSAPKIQKETGRLEVQQPAAALVNLVRGLCPIPTAFTQLPDGRTLKIFRAKALTEAAEAPGTWTTDGRTYLRLHTGQGQLELLDVQLEGKKRMPVVEFLRGFNSAVLTSPAV; translated from the coding sequence ATGCTAAGAATCATCTTCATGGGCACGCCCGAATTTGCCGTGCCTACGCTCGAAACCCTGCAAGCTTGGCCCGGCTGCGAGGTCGTGGCCGTCATTACGGCGCCCGATAAACCCGCGGGTCGGGGTCGGCAGCTGGCCGAGTCAGCGGTGAAGCAGGCGGCCGTGACCTACGGCATCCCAGTACTGCAGCCCACCAATCTGAAGTCGCCGGAGTTTCAGCAGGAGCTGCGCAGCTATGCAGCCGATTTGCAGGTGGTAGTGGCGTTCCGCATGCTGCCCGAGGCGGTGTGGAATATGCCCCGGTTGGGCTCCATCAATATCCATGCTTCGCTCCTGCCCCAGTACCGCGGGGCGGCGCCCATCAACTGGGCTTTGATTCACGGCGAGAAGGAAACCGGCGTCACCTCCTTTTTCCTGCAGCACGAAATTGATACCGGCAACCTGATTTTTCAGGACGTCGTGCCCATTGCCGACGAGGACGACTTCGGGGCGCTATACGAGAAGCTAAAAGCCGCCGGGGCTCAGCTAGCCCTACGCACCGTGCAGGCCATTGCCGAGGGCACCGCGCCCAGTATTCCGCAGGCTATGGGGCAGGAATTACGCTCGGCACCCAAAATCCAGAAAGAAACCGGCCGCCTCGAGGTGCAGCAGCCCGCCGCTGCGCTGGTCAACCTGGTGCGGGGCCTCTGCCCCATTCCCACCGCTTTCACCCAGCTACCCGACGGCCGCACCCTCAAGATTTTCCGCGCTAAAGCTCTGACGGAAGCCGCCGAAGCGCCCGGCACCTGGACCACCGACGGCCGCACGTACCTGCGCCTGCACACCGGCCAGGGCCAGCTCGAGTTGCTCGACGTGCAGCTCGAAGGCAAGAAGCGAATGCCCGTCGTAGAATTTCTGCGGGGCTTCAACAGTGCCGTTCTTACCTCCCCTGCCGTATGA
- a CDS encoding dihydrofolate reductase, which yields MIALVVAVADNGVIGRDNQLIWHLPDDLKHFKNLTLNHPIIMGRRTFEAIGRPLPKRRNIVVTRQADWQVEGCETAYSVPDALETAHTTDEDIFVIGGGEIYRQALPAADTVFLTEVHHDFEGDTVFPDLSPLEWREETRERHEPDDKHAYAFSFVTLRRR from the coding sequence ATGATAGCCTTAGTTGTAGCCGTGGCCGATAACGGCGTTATCGGGCGGGATAACCAGCTGATCTGGCACTTGCCGGACGATTTAAAGCACTTCAAAAATCTCACGCTGAACCACCCCATTATCATGGGGCGGCGCACCTTCGAAGCCATTGGCCGGCCCTTGCCCAAGCGGCGCAACATCGTGGTAACCCGGCAGGCCGACTGGCAGGTTGAGGGCTGCGAAACGGCCTACTCCGTGCCCGACGCGCTGGAAACGGCCCACACCACCGACGAGGACATCTTTGTTATTGGCGGGGGCGAAATTTACCGCCAGGCCCTGCCCGCCGCCGACACCGTGTTCCTGACTGAAGTGCACCACGACTTCGAAGGTGACACGGTGTTTCCGGACCTCTCGCCGCTGGAGTGGCGCGAGGAAACCCGGGAGCGGCACGAGCCCGACGACAAGCACGCCTACGCCTTCAGCTTCGTGACGCTTCGGCGGCGGTAG